The DNA segment CCGGCTCGACCCGTTCTGGGGCAAGATGTCGTTCTGGTTCTGGGTGGTGGGCTTCTTCTTCGCCTTCATGCCGCTCTACGTGCTCGGCCTGATGGGCGTGACGCGCCGCCTGCGGGTGTTCGACGACCCGTCCCTGCACATCTGGTTCGAGCTGGCGGCGTTCGGCGCCTTCCTCATCGCGCTCGGCATTGCCTGCTTCCTGATCCAGATCGGGGTGAGCATCCTGCGCCGCGACACGCTGCGCGATCTCACCGGCGATCCCTGGAACGCGCGCACGCTGGAATGGGCGACCTCCTCGCCCCCGCCGGCCTATAACTTCGCCTTCACCCCCGTGGTGCATGATCTCGATGCGTGGTGGGACATGAAGAGCCGGGGCTATGTGCGCCCGCTGGAGGGCTTCAAGGCCATCCACATGCCGCGCAACACCAGCGCCGGCATGTTCCTGGCCGGCTTCAGCTTCGTGCTCGGCTTCGCGCTGATCTGGTACATCTGGTGGCTTGCGGCGCTGGCTTTCGCCGGGCTGCTGGTCACCGCCATCGGGCACACCTTCAACTACAATCGTGACTTCGACATACCCGCCGACGAGGTCACCCGCACCGAGGACGCGCGCACCAAGATGCTCGCGCAGTTGAACCCATGAGCAGCGCGACCATGACCGAAGCCTCGGGCGAGGTGCCCGTGTTCTACGAGGTCGACGAGCACCCGCACCCGGAAGGCCACAGCACCTCGCTGGGCTTCTGGATCTACCTGATGAGCGACTGCCTCATCTTCGCGGCGCTGTTCGCGATCTACGGCGTGCTGGGCGGCAGCTACGCCGCCGGCCCCGGCCCGCGCGAGCTGTTCGATCTCAACCTGGTCGCGCTCAACACCGCGATGCTGCTGTTCTCCTCCATCACCTATGGCTTCGCCATGCTGACCATGGAGAAGGACCGTGTGGCGGTGACGCTGGTGTGGCTCGCCGTCACTGGCCTGTTCGGCCTCGCCTTCCTCGGCATCGAGCTCTACGAGTTCCACCATCTCATTTCCGAGGGCGCGACGCCGCAGCGCAGCGCCTTCCTGTCGGCGTTCTTCACGCTGGTGGGCACGCACGGGCTGCATGTCACCTTCGGCCTGATCTGGCTGACGACGCTGATGGTGCAGGTCGCCCAGCGCGGCCTCGTCACCGCCAACAAGCGCCGGCTGATGTGCCTCAGCATGTTCTGGCACTTCCTCGACGTGATCTGGATCGGCGTTTTCACCTTTGTCTATCTGATGGGAATGCTGCGATGAGCGCGCACGACATGGGCGCCGCCCACGGCCACCACGACACGCACGGTGCGGAACCGCACGGCTCGCTGCGCGGCTACGTCATCGGCTTCGTGCTCTCTGTCATTCTCACCGCCGTTCCGTTCTGGCTGGTGATGAGCGGGGTGCTCGACAATGCCACCGCCACCGCCTTCGCCATCATGGGCTTCGCCGTGGTGCAGATCGTGGTGCACATGGTGTTCTTCCTGCATATGAACTTCCGCTCGGAAGGCGGATGGACCATGCTGGCGCTGGGCTTCACCCTGATCCTGGTGGTGATCACGCTCGCGGGGTCGCTGTGGGTCATGTACCACCTGAACACCAACATGATGCCGAGCCTCCACGACATGAGACAGATTCCGTGACCTCCCGCCCCGACGGGGCGTTGGGGGAGCGGGAAACCGAGCACGCGCCCGTCTCCGGTGGGGCGCGCATCGCGCTGCTGGCGCTGTGCGTGGTGGGCGTGGCGCTGTTCACCGGGCTCGGCGTCTGGCAGGTCAAGCGCCTGTTCTGGAAGCTCGACCTGATCGCGCGCGTGGAGGCGCGCATCCACGCCGATCCGGTGGCCGCGCCCACGCCCGAAGCCTTCGCCGCCGAGGCCGCCAGTGAGGCGGAATATCGCCGGGTCGGCCTCTCCGGTCATTTCCTCAACGATCGGGAAACGCTGGTGCAGGCGGTGACCGAGCTTGGCGGCGGCTTCTGGGTGCTGACGCCCTTCGTCACCACACGCGGCTTCATTGTTCTCGTCAATCGCGGCTTCGTGCCCCCGGAAAAGCGCGCGCCGGAAAGCCGCGCGGCCGGCACCATCGAGGGGCCGACCTCCCTCACCGGACTGTTGCGGCTGAGCGAGCCGGGGGGCGGCTTCCTGCGGCGCAATGACCCCGGTCATGAGCGCTGGTATTCGCGGGACGTCGCCGCCATTTCGGCGGCGCGCGGGCTGGACGGCGGTGCGGGCTATTTCGTCGACGCCGACCGGGCGGCCGGCATGGCGGGCTTTCCGGCCGGCGGGCTTACCGTGACCCGCTTTTCCAACAACCACTTGGTCTATGCGCTGACATGGTTCGCGCTCGCCGTCATGAGCGCCGTGGGCGCTTACCTGGTCTGGCGCAAGCGCGCGAGGTGAGGGCCGGGGCGCGTCTCGCCCCGGCACGGGATGGGTCAGGTATTCAGCCCGTATAGGGCGCGGCCAGCGCGGCGGTCGGTGCCGCGTTCAGCGCGCGGATGCCGCTGTAGCCGTGCCATCCGACATAAAGCCCGACCGCGACCAGCAGGGCGCCGGAGAGATAGGGCGCGCGGCGTGCGGCGCCGGAGAACCAGCTCCAGCGCTTGGTGGCATGGCGCACGCTCAGCGCCGCCACGGCCCCGACCGCGACCAGGGTGATGGCAAGGCCGATCGAGAAGCACAGCACCAGTCCGAAGCCGAGCGAGAGCTCCTTGAGCTGAAGGCACAGCAGCAGCACGGTAATGGCGGCCGGGCAGGGGATGAGCCCGCCGGTGAGGCCGAACAGCACGATCTGCCAGGTGGTGACCTCCCGATCGGCGAACCGCCGGCGGATGTCGTTGGCGTGAGCCAGCTCGTGGGCGTCCTGATAGCCGTCCGTGCCGACATCCAGCCCGCGCAGTTCCTCGTGCAGATGGTCGTGGCCTTCGGTGCTCTTCAGGAACGACACGTCGAAGTCGTGCGAATGGTTGCCGTGGCCAAGCGCGAGGCGGACCATGAAGTCGAACGGGGCCGGGATCGCCTCGACGCTCTCGATGTAATCCCCGCGTTCGGCAAAGGCGAAGCTCTGGACGCGGCCATCGGCCCGTTCGGTCGTCAGCTTCACCTCGCCGGCCGCCCATGGCTTGCCGCGCTCGGGACGGAAGCGCCAGTGCGCGTCGCCATGCCCGTGGTCGTGCAGTTCCAGCTTGTGCAGGCCATGCCCGGTATCGATCATCCGCACGTCCGACGCCGCATGTCCGTGCTCGTGGCCATGGTCATGATCGTGATCATGCCCGTGGTCGTGGACCGCCCCGTGATCGTGCCCCAGCGCGGCCTTGGCGCGCTGCTGGTCCTCATGGGTGCGCCAGAGCATCCATGACGCCATGGCGATGATGATGACGGCGGAGACGAACTGGAGGTAGGGCTCGAAGGTCTCAGGGGCGATGCCCTGCCACAGATACATGCCGCCGAGCGCGATGGCCCAGACCACCATGGTGTGCGACACCGTCGCTGCCAGCCCGAGCAGCACGGCCTGTGTGACCGTGCCCCGCACCGCGACGATGAAGGCGGCCATCATCGTCTTGGAATGTCCGGGCTCCAGTCCGTGAAGGGCGCCGAGCAGGATCGCACTGGGGATGAACAGCCAGGCGTGAGTGGTACTTTGCTGAATCAGCTCGGCGAATGTTGGCATGGATCCTCAGAGATATTTGATGATGTCCTTGAAATCGTCGAGCGAGCGCCGCTGATCCCCTTCAAGCGGGGACACCACGTCATCAAGGCAATGGTCGAGATGGTCCTGGATCAGGGTCTTCTTGGCCTGACTGATCGCCTTCTCCACCGCGTGGAGCTGCTGGGCGATGTCGAGACAGGTCCGACCCGATTCCAGCATCTCGATCACGGTGCGCAGATGGCCGTGGGAGCGCTTGAGGCGCTTCACGATCTGCGGGTGGCTGGCGTGGACGTGCAGGTGCTCGCTCATGTCTCTCTCCTATCCCCCCTGGGGGGTTATGTACATCCCCCCAGGGGGGATAATTTGCGTGGATGCGGCCGGCAGCGCCGGCGCGTGTCGGGTGCACATAACCCGCGCACCGGACCTGCCGCCACTTTCCCGGTGACGAAGGGCACCAGGGGCCCGCAAACCTCTGTGACTATGTAGGGGTGGGGAGGCGCCGGCCGTGCGCAGGCGGGGCGCGCGTGCGGGGGCATGGTTGAGGACGGCTCAAGGTCTCTCGCGCCCCCTCGCGCGCCTGTCGCTCTCCGCCATAGGGCGGAGCAACCCGTGCCGGGTTGTCAGTGGGGCGGTATCCCGGAAGGCGAGGGCGCCTAACCAGGAAGGCGCTTGCCGGCCGTGCGCCGGGCGCCG comes from the Ancylobacter pratisalsi genome and includes:
- the cyoC gene encoding cytochrome o ubiquinol oxidase subunit III — encoded protein: MSSATMTEASGEVPVFYEVDEHPHPEGHSTSLGFWIYLMSDCLIFAALFAIYGVLGGSYAAGPGPRELFDLNLVALNTAMLLFSSITYGFAMLTMEKDRVAVTLVWLAVTGLFGLAFLGIELYEFHHLISEGATPQRSAFLSAFFTLVGTHGLHVTFGLIWLTTLMVQVAQRGLVTANKRRLMCLSMFWHFLDVIWIGVFTFVYLMGMLR
- the cyoD gene encoding cytochrome o ubiquinol oxidase subunit IV — encoded protein: MSAHDMGAAHGHHDTHGAEPHGSLRGYVIGFVLSVILTAVPFWLVMSGVLDNATATAFAIMGFAVVQIVVHMVFFLHMNFRSEGGWTMLALGFTLILVVITLAGSLWVMYHLNTNMMPSLHDMRQIP
- a CDS encoding SURF1 family protein, translated to MTSRPDGALGERETEHAPVSGGARIALLALCVVGVALFTGLGVWQVKRLFWKLDLIARVEARIHADPVAAPTPEAFAAEAASEAEYRRVGLSGHFLNDRETLVQAVTELGGGFWVLTPFVTTRGFIVLVNRGFVPPEKRAPESRAAGTIEGPTSLTGLLRLSEPGGGFLRRNDPGHERWYSRDVAAISAARGLDGGAGYFVDADRAAGMAGFPAGGLTVTRFSNNHLVYALTWFALAVMSAVGAYLVWRKRAR
- a CDS encoding nickel/cobalt efflux transporter, which gives rise to MPTFAELIQQSTTHAWLFIPSAILLGALHGLEPGHSKTMMAAFIVAVRGTVTQAVLLGLAATVSHTMVVWAIALGGMYLWQGIAPETFEPYLQFVSAVIIIAMASWMLWRTHEDQQRAKAALGHDHGAVHDHGHDHDHDHGHEHGHAASDVRMIDTGHGLHKLELHDHGHGDAHWRFRPERGKPWAAGEVKLTTERADGRVQSFAFAERGDYIESVEAIPAPFDFMVRLALGHGNHSHDFDVSFLKSTEGHDHLHEELRGLDVGTDGYQDAHELAHANDIRRRFADREVTTWQIVLFGLTGGLIPCPAAITVLLLCLQLKELSLGFGLVLCFSIGLAITLVAVGAVAALSVRHATKRWSWFSGAARRAPYLSGALLVAVGLYVGWHGYSGIRALNAAPTAALAAPYTG
- a CDS encoding metal-sensing transcriptional repressor, with protein sequence MSEHLHVHASHPQIVKRLKRSHGHLRTVIEMLESGRTCLDIAQQLHAVEKAISQAKKTLIQDHLDHCLDDVVSPLEGDQRRSLDDFKDIIKYL